The Pseudomonas saponiphila DNA window AGGAAAGCCATGACTGACCTTACTCTCGCTGGCAGCAAAGGCGGCGGCTCCAAGCCCCGTCCCTCCGTGGAGGCGCCAGACAGCCTGCAAAGCACGGCTTATGCTCGGATCCTCGATCTCGTCAGCGAGGGCGAGATTGTGGGCTTGAAGAATGGCAAGCGCTCGGTGTTTCTCAACGAGACGCCCCTGGCCAACGCCGATGGCAGCCTGAACTTCTCCGGGGTTACCCTCGAGACCCGCAATGGCAGCCAGGACCAGACCTACATCCCGGGATTCCCGGCGGTGGAAAACGAATCTTCGGTGGCGGTGGAGTTGCGCAGTGACCAGCCCTGGAGCAAGGCCATCACCAATCTGCAACTGTCGGCCGTGCGCATTCGCCTGGCGGTCTCGCGGCTGGCGCAGACCAACACCAGCAATGGCGACACCAACGGTTACACGGTGCGCTATGCGATCGATCTTTCCACCGATGGCGGTGTCTTCGTGGAAGTGCTGCAAGCAGCCTTCAGCGGCAAGACCTCGAGCAAGTACGAGCGCTCCCATCGCGTCGATCTACCTGCCGCTACTGCTGGCTGGACGGTTCGTGTACGGCGCCTGACACCGAACTCCACCAGCGGAGCGATTGCCGACACCACCAGTGTCGAGTCCATCACCGATGTGATCGACGCCAAGTTGCGCTACCCCGGGTCGGCGATCATCGGCCTGCAATTCGATGCCTCACAGTTCCAGTCGATCCCCACCCGTTCCTTCGAACTGCAGGGGCGGATCATCCGCGTACCCAGCAACTACGACCCGCTGACCCGGGTTTACAGCGGCGTCTGGGATGGCACCTTCAAGTCGGCCTGGACCGACAACCCGGCCTGGATCTACTACGACCTGCTGCTGCACCAGCGTTATGGTCTGGGGCATCTGCTCAACGCTGCCCAAGTGGACAAGTGGGAGTTGTACCGCATTGGCCAGTACTGCGACCAACCAGTCTCCGACGGCAAAGGTGGCACTGAACCACGCTTCACTTGCAACCTCTATCTATCCGTTCGCGCCGACGCCCTGAAAGTGCTGCAGGACCTGGCGACCACCTTCCGCGGCATGGCCTATTGGGGCGCGGGCTCGGTGATGGCCGTGGCCGATATGCCGGAAGACCCGGTGTACACCTACAGCAATGCCAACGTGGTCGACGGCAAGTTCGTCTACGGTGGCTCGGCGAAAAAGACCCGCTACAGCGTGGCCCTGGTCAGCTGGAACGACCCGGCGGACTTCTACCGGCAAAAGGTGCAGTACGTTGACGACCCGGAAGGCATTGCCCGCTACGGTGTGCAGCAGACCGAAATCACCGCCACCGGTTGCACCTCCCAGGCCCAGGCCCAGCGCATTGGCAAATGGGCGCTGCTGACCAACCGCCTGGAAACCGAAAGCGTGAGTTTCTCCGTGGGCCTGGATGGCACCCTCGCACGTCCTGGGCAGATCATCCGAGTGGCGGACAATGACAGGGCAGGGCGCCGGATTGGCGGCCGACTGCGTTCCGCGACCCTGGATACCCTGGTGCTCGATGCCGACGTGAAGGCCTATCCGGGGGACACCGTCACCCTGATCATGCCCACCGGCAAGGCCATCTCGCGGGTGATCAAATCGGTGGGTTATCCACTGACCTGGGACAGCACGGGGATTACCTGGGATAACGGCGACATCACCCTCGATACCACCAGCCTTCCTACCGAAATCCAGCGAGTGGTGCTGGAGAAGAAGCTGGATGAACTGCCGCCAGATCAATCCATGTGGGCGATCGATTCTCGGACATTGGCAGCCCAACAGTTTCGGGTGCTGTCGGTGGCTGAAGACTTCAGCGATGACGCCATCAAATACAGCATCAGTGCGGTCAAGCATGTGCCCAGCAAGTTTGACGCGATTGATAACGGCGCGCGGATTGAACGACCGCCGGTGACAGTGATACCGCCGAGTGTGCAACAGCCGCCGAGCAACGTTCGGGTGAGCAACGATCACTTTGTCGATCAGGGCAGTGCGGTCAGCGTCATGACCATCGAATGGGATCGCCCCGAAAGCGCGATTGCTTATGAGGTGTACTGGCGCAAAAACGATGGCGAGTGGGTGTTCGCCGGGCGCACCGGTGCGACTTCGATTGAAGTGAGCGGGATCTATGCCGGTCGTTATGTGGCCAAGGTTCGAGCGATCAACTCGCTGGATATTGGCTCAGTGTTCGCGACTTCGACCGAGACTGTACTGAATGGCAAGACCACGCCACCACCGGTGGTGGCGTCGTTTACCGCAGAGTCGATTGTGTTTGGCATCAAGTTGAAGTGGGGTATTCCGGCGGGTGTTGCCACTGCGGATCTGCAGCGAACCGAGATCTGGTACAGCCAGACCAATGACGTTGGAACGGCTGCTAAGTTTGGTGACTACGCCTATCCGCAGACTGACCTGACGATCATGGGCTTGGCCGCTGGAGTGCGGTTTTTCTTCTGGGCCCGGCTGGTGGATCGCATTGGAAACGTAGGGGCGTTCTATGGCCCGGTTACTGGGCAGTCATCGTCGGACGCCGGGCTGATTCTCGACTACCTCAGCGATCAGATCACCGAGACGCAGTTGAGCCAGCAACTGTTGGAGAAAATCGACTCGAGCGGCGGCGCTCAGGTCGAGGTAGATGCTTTGAAAACCGAACTGGCAGCTATGTACTCGATCAAGACCCAGCTCACGGTCGATGGTAAGCCATACCTGGCAGGCATCGGCGTCGGGGTCGAGAACAACCAAGGAATCATCACCAGCCAGGTGCTGATCGCGGCCAGTCGGTTTGCGATCATCGACCCAAACACCACCGATGTTTTCTACCCGTTCGTTGTTCAAGGAAACGCTGCCTATATCAAGTCTGCGTTTATTGAGAATGGATCGATTACTAATGCCAAGATTGGCGACTACATCCAGTCGGATGACTTTATTGAAGGGCAAAGGGGGTGGAGAATGAAGAAGTCAGGAACTCTAGAGCTCAACGGTGAAGGCGTGGGCTACAGGCTCCAGATCATGGATCGAGGCGTCTATCTCACCGATACCGAGACCGGCGTCCAGGTTGTAGAACTGGGTGTCCTGTCGTGACCTTCGGGTTCAGGGGAAGGGATAGGGTTACAGGGGAGGTCACCGTAGAGGTGACCGATCGCCTGACGCGCCAGCTCGGGGTCTTGGACAGCGGGAGAGGAGACGGGGCGATCACGGACGACAACCTCCTGCTGGGCGAGCCTTTCTATGTCGTGATTGACCCGTGGCCGAACCTCTGGACAAACTTTGTTCGGCCGATCCCTAGGATCAGCGGCAATAGGCTGTCCTGGAGTTTTCCGAACGTTTACGGCGCACGGACTTCCGTGAAAATCTTGTGGGGTGTCTCTTGAGCGAGATTGGTTTTAGGGTAAAAAACCAAAACAGGGCGATTCAGATTGACAGCCGATTCCGGAATCATTGCCTGTTGAGTCAAGGCCGAGTAGTTCCGGCAACCAGTGGCGAGTTCGGCAACATAAAATACACCGACGTCTTTATGCCTCAGTCAGACACCCCGCAGATAGTTGCGGTCAGGGGTAACAACCCCACCTTCTACGTTATGAATGGGCAGTACGTCAGGCTCTTTTCTGTAACCGCTACCGGCGCCGCTCAAGGCTTTGTTGATTACTACATCTTCGGCACGCCGAAAAGCGATGAGGGCGGAAAGCCGGGAATGCGTATCAGGAACCGCCTCACTGGCGAGACCGTTTACAACTCGCTGCGCAAGTACATTCGGATCCTGAACAGTTCAGCTCTTCCGGGAGCTAACACCGGCAGCATACCAGTTGGGCGAAAGTGTGCTCTGATCCAGAACACGCGAGGGTATGGAGCAAGGAAGCAGAGGACAGGCCCAAGCGGCACTATCGTTATCGAGGACGTCAAGTCGACGTTCATAATCACGCCGACCGACAACACCTGGGAGCATAGGAGCGGGATCGTGGCGAACATCAACCGCCCCTGGGATGGCCAGGGATTCGCCGAGTACAATTTCTCTCAGTTTCAGGCCAGCGTAACAATCATCGACGTCACCGGTTACTGATTGGCTATCCGACACATACGCTAGATGCTCCATCACCCGCTATACGCTGGATTTTTTTGCCTTGGGGAAATCCCCCATCACCGATCAACTACCACTGCTGATCAGCCCCTAGCCCGCCAAGTCGCGGGTTTTTTTGTGCCTGGAGTTTGATCATGACCATTCAAAACGCCTACGGCGTCCGCAACCGCAGCCCTGGAAACATCGACTACAACCTCATGCTGAAGTGAGCGCTGAGCTTGGTAAGTAGTTCGGATTTTGTTGGCCGTCGCCCTGGACGCTTGGCTGGCTGCTCGACATTGCCAATACGGAACTGGCCAAAGTTAAGGCCAGCCGAGACAACCTGGAAGCGCTAGTAGGCGCGCAGGGCAAAAAGTTGGTGTCCCGAGCTTTCTGGTGAGTGCAAATCGCCACCCCTCTACGATCATTTGGAAAAACCATGAAAATTACTCCTGTCTTTACTCAGGTGCGTACTCACTGTCCCAGTTTTTCCAATCGTGTAGTGGTTGGTACTGATATGCCTTCTTTGGACACAGCTAATGCTTCGCAAACTCCTGCTGCTCATGTTGCGTCCTTGGCCGATATTGCAAGTCGGAGCACCACTCAAAATGCCACTTCTTCAACCATCCGCGACCGCTTCGAAGTCGTCCTGCTCCTCGACGCCACAAACCCACAACAAGCCCTCGACCAACTCCACGACCTGCGCGCCGAAGTCTGGCGCGCCCTGGTCGGTTTCAAGCCCGGCGCCGAGTACAACCCCATCCAATACGACGGCGGTGAACTGGTGTCGTTAGACGCCACCCGCTTGCTCTACCGCCTGCGCTTCTTCGCCGAGTTCCAGCTGGGCCGCAACTTGCCCAGCCAGCCGGCGGAGACTTGGCATGAGCGTGAACTTGACGGCTTGCCGTCCTTGACCGGGGTCACGGTGCGGGTCGATGCCATCGATCCGGCGGACCCCAATCTGCAACGTCCAGGCCCCGATGGGCGCCTGGAGCTGACTTTTTCAGGAGAGCTGAAGCAATGAGCAAACGCATCACCGTGCTGCCGGTCGCCGGCCGCGCCGTACCGGATCCGGAAGCAGGCGATCTGCTGCCGGCCTCTGGCCGTGAAGTACCGGACAACGCCTGGTGGCGCCGGCGTCTGGCCGATGGCGATATCACTAGCAAGGCCGTGAAAGCGGCGAAATCTCAAGGAGCCAAATAATGGCGATCGGTTTCAGCAATATCCCGGCGGACCTCCGTGTTCCGCTGTTCTACGCCGAGATGGACAACTCGGCGGCCAATAGCGCGTCTTCGGCCATGCGCCGTCTGATCGTCGCCCAGGTCAATGACAACCAGGCCGGCGATGACCTCGGCAAGCTGGTGCTGGTGTCCAGCGTGGCCCTGGCCAAGAGCATCGGCGGACAAGGTTCGATGCTCGCTTCGATGTATGAAACCTGGCGCAAGACCGACCCGGTTGGCGAGATCTGGTGCCTGCCGCTGCACAGCACCGAAGGCAGTGTGGCCAAGGCCGAGCTGAAGATCAGTGGTAGCGCCAGCGCCGCCGGCCTGTTCAATCTGTACGTCGGCGGAGTGCGGGTGCAGGCCTCCATCGTCAGTGGCGCCAGCGCCGCCCAGGCCGCCAGCGCCCTGGCTCTGAAGATCAACGCGGCGGTGGACCTGCCGGTGACTGCGACGGCGGTCGACGGCACCGTGACCCTGAGCGCCAAGTGGACCGGCGACAGCGGTAATGACATCAGCCTGCAACTCAATCGCCTGGGCAAGAGCAATGGCGAAGAAACCCCGGCGGGCCTGAGCCTGGTGCTGGGTAAGATGGCTGGCGGCACCGGTGTGCCGGATCAGGTCGCGGCCCTGGCGGCCCTGGGCGACGAGCCGTTCGAGTTCATCTGCATGCCCTGGACCGACACCGCCAGCCTGAATGCCTGGCAAGCGGTGATGGATGACAACACCGGTCGCTGGTCCTGGGCCAAGCAGCTGTTCGGCCATGTCTACAGCGCCAAGCGCGGCACCGTCGGCACCCTGGTGGCGGCCGGTCAGGCGCGCAACGATCAGCACATCACCATCCAGGCCCTGGAAACCGGCGTGCCCCAGCCAGTGTGGGTGCAGGCCGCCGCCTTGGCGGCGCGGACCTCGGTGTTCATCTCCGCCGACGCCAGCCGTCCGACCCAGAGCGGCAGCCTGCCGGGTATCGATCCGGCGCCGGCCAGCGAACGCTTTACTCTCACCGAGCGTCAGTCGCTGCTGAGCTACGGCATCGCCACCGCCTACTACGAAGGCGGCTACATGCGCATTCAGCGGGCGATCACCACCTACCAGAAGAACGCCTACGGCCAGGCCGACAACTCCTACCTGGACAGCGAAACCATGCACCAGTCGGCGTTCATCGTGCGCCGGTTGCAAAGCGTGATCACCAGCAAGTACGGGCGCCACAAGCTGGCCTCTGACGGCACCCGCTTCGGCGCCGGCCAGCCGATTGTCACCCCGAGCACCATTCGCGGTGAGCTGATCGCCCAGTACGCCAAGCTGGAACTGGAAGGCCACGTGGAGAACGCCGAGCTGTTCGCCGAGCACCTGATCGTCGAGCGCGACGTGCAGGACCCGAGCCGGGTCAACGTGCTGTTCCCGCCGGACTACATCAACGGCCTGCGGGTGTTCGCGCTGCTCAACCAATTCCGTCTGCAGTACGACGCCGCGGCCTGAGCCGGACCTGCATCACTGCGCTTTTTCAGCCCGCCTTGAGCGGGCTTATTTTTTGGGAGAAACATCATGGGTCAACTGATTGCGGGCACCTGCTACGTCAAAGTGGACGGCGCTCAACTGACCATCAACGGCGGCTGTGAAGCACCGCTGATGGCCGTCAAGCGGGAAACCGTGGTTCCGGGTTTCTACAAGGAAACCGACCTCACCCCGTCGTTCAAGGTCACCGCGCTGCACACCCCGGACTTTCCGCTCAAGCAACTGATCGAAGGCGTCGACATGACCGTCACCTGCGAGTTCGCCAACGGCAAGGTCTACGTGCTGGCCGGCGCCTACCTGGTGGACGAGCCTATTGCCAAGGGCGACGACGCCAGCATCGAGCTGAACTTCGAAGGGCAGAAGGGGACCTGGCAATGAGCAACACGGTGAAGCTGCAAGTGCCGATCGAAGCCCACGGCGAGCCCCTGAGCGAACTCACCCTGCGCCGCCCGACGGTGCAGGAAGTGCGGGCGATCAAGGCGCTGCCGTACAAGATCGACAAGAGCGAAGAAGTCAGCCTCGACATGGACGTCGCGGCCAAATACATCGCGGTCTGCGCCGGTATTCC harbors:
- a CDS encoding host specificity protein J; the encoded protein is MTDLTLAGSKGGGSKPRPSVEAPDSLQSTAYARILDLVSEGEIVGLKNGKRSVFLNETPLANADGSLNFSGVTLETRNGSQDQTYIPGFPAVENESSVAVELRSDQPWSKAITNLQLSAVRIRLAVSRLAQTNTSNGDTNGYTVRYAIDLSTDGGVFVEVLQAAFSGKTSSKYERSHRVDLPAATAGWTVRVRRLTPNSTSGAIADTTSVESITDVIDAKLRYPGSAIIGLQFDASQFQSIPTRSFELQGRIIRVPSNYDPLTRVYSGVWDGTFKSAWTDNPAWIYYDLLLHQRYGLGHLLNAAQVDKWELYRIGQYCDQPVSDGKGGTEPRFTCNLYLSVRADALKVLQDLATTFRGMAYWGAGSVMAVADMPEDPVYTYSNANVVDGKFVYGGSAKKTRYSVALVSWNDPADFYRQKVQYVDDPEGIARYGVQQTEITATGCTSQAQAQRIGKWALLTNRLETESVSFSVGLDGTLARPGQIIRVADNDRAGRRIGGRLRSATLDTLVLDADVKAYPGDTVTLIMPTGKAISRVIKSVGYPLTWDSTGITWDNGDITLDTTSLPTEIQRVVLEKKLDELPPDQSMWAIDSRTLAAQQFRVLSVAEDFSDDAIKYSISAVKHVPSKFDAIDNGARIERPPVTVIPPSVQQPPSNVRVSNDHFVDQGSAVSVMTIEWDRPESAIAYEVYWRKNDGEWVFAGRTGATSIEVSGIYAGRYVAKVRAINSLDIGSVFATSTETVLNGKTTPPPVVASFTAESIVFGIKLKWGIPAGVATADLQRTEIWYSQTNDVGTAAKFGDYAYPQTDLTIMGLAAGVRFFFWARLVDRIGNVGAFYGPVTGQSSSDAGLILDYLSDQITETQLSQQLLEKIDSSGGAQVEVDALKTELAAMYSIKTQLTVDGKPYLAGIGVGVENNQGIITSQVLIAASRFAIIDPNTTDVFYPFVVQGNAAYIKSAFIENGSITNAKIGDYIQSDDFIEGQRGWRMKKSGTLELNGEGVGYRLQIMDRGVYLTDTETGVQVVELGVLS
- a CDS encoding phage tail terminator protein; this translates as MKITPVFTQVRTHCPSFSNRVVVGTDMPSLDTANASQTPAAHVASLADIASRSTTQNATSSTIRDRFEVVLLLDATNPQQALDQLHDLRAEVWRALVGFKPGAEYNPIQYDGGELVSLDATRLLYRLRFFAEFQLGRNLPSQPAETWHERELDGLPSLTGVTVRVDAIDPADPNLQRPGPDGRLELTFSGELKQ
- a CDS encoding DUF2635 domain-containing protein gives rise to the protein MSKRITVLPVAGRAVPDPEAGDLLPASGREVPDNAWWRRRLADGDITSKAVKAAKSQGAK
- a CDS encoding phage tail sheath subtilisin-like domain-containing protein: MAIGFSNIPADLRVPLFYAEMDNSAANSASSAMRRLIVAQVNDNQAGDDLGKLVLVSSVALAKSIGGQGSMLASMYETWRKTDPVGEIWCLPLHSTEGSVAKAELKISGSASAAGLFNLYVGGVRVQASIVSGASAAQAASALALKINAAVDLPVTATAVDGTVTLSAKWTGDSGNDISLQLNRLGKSNGEETPAGLSLVLGKMAGGTGVPDQVAALAALGDEPFEFICMPWTDTASLNAWQAVMDDNTGRWSWAKQLFGHVYSAKRGTVGTLVAAGQARNDQHITIQALETGVPQPVWVQAAALAARTSVFISADASRPTQSGSLPGIDPAPASERFTLTERQSLLSYGIATAYYEGGYMRIQRAITTYQKNAYGQADNSYLDSETMHQSAFIVRRLQSVITSKYGRHKLASDGTRFGAGQPIVTPSTIRGELIAQYAKLELEGHVENAELFAEHLIVERDVQDPSRVNVLFPPDYINGLRVFALLNQFRLQYDAAA
- a CDS encoding phage tail tube protein, with translation MGQLIAGTCYVKVDGAQLTINGGCEAPLMAVKRETVVPGFYKETDLTPSFKVTALHTPDFPLKQLIEGVDMTVTCEFANGKVYVLAGAYLVDEPIAKGDDASIELNFEGQKGTWQ
- a CDS encoding phage tail assembly protein — its product is MSNTVKLQVPIEAHGEPLSELTLRRPTVQEVRAIKALPYKIDKSEEVSLDMDVAAKYIAVCAGIPPSSVNQLDLVDLNALSWAVASFFMSAASQPSPT